From the uncultured Pseudodesulfovibrio sp. genome, the window GGATATACCCGGTCGGACTGCTGGCCATCCCGTCCCTGGACGACGCCATGAGCCCCAAACATCAGGCGCTGATCCTCAAGGACTACATCGCCAAGGGATACGAGCCGTACGCGGTCCGGGTCTACTCCGGCATCTACACCTGGTACGCGGATCACGAATACCCGGAATACGACGACTACGAGGCCCTGGCACGTGAACTGGCGCAGCACGACAAGGTCATCCTGGCCGTGCGCGAACCCCACTGGAAGGACCTCAAGAAGCTGCTCCCCGGCTTCCACATCATCGACCGCCAGTCCATCGCCGGGCTTCCCCACCTGTTGGTCATCAAGGGGTGACCTCTGGAAGGGGTGCGATTGTATTAGACAAAGTCTAGACACTCCACTATACTCTAGGGTCAATGATGTCCGACAAAGCATGCAAGGCGGTCCTGGCCGCCATCCTTTCCGCGCTCCTCGCCGGATGCGCCATCTATCCCGCCGTCCAGGTGGCCGGCGGCGCCATGACCGGCTATGATGCGGCCCGCCTCGCCGACGAGTACATGCCGCGCAACAGCGTGGACGGCGGTTCCCTGGAAGTGATCCCGGATTCCCAGATGCAGCGCAGGCTGCGTGAACGGCTGGAGCTGAACGACATCCATCTCTCGGCCCACGTCATCGACGCCAAGGCGTACCTCATCGGCCAAGTCAGCGACCGCAACCAGGCCGACTACGCCGTGCGCACCGCCGCCACGGTGGAGGGGCTGAAGAACATCACCTGCAAATTCTACCCCCAGGCAAGGCCGGACGACGACGCGCGCGACGCGGCCAACGACGCCCTGCTGCTCAAGGAAGTAACCGGCCGGTTCGGCAAGACCCGGCGGCTCCAGGGCGCGGACCTGCGCGTCGAGATCATCCGCGCCAACGCCATCCTCGTGGGCCGGGCACGTGACTACAGCCAGAAGACCGCCGCCCTGGCCATCGCCGCCGAAACCTCCGGCGTGGCCGACGTGGTCGACTACATCTCCGTCCCCGAACCACCCGCCGATACCGGCACCGTGGCCAGCAAGTAAGTAAACGAATCGGGGGAAGGGAAAGGGGAAACTTTTGTAAAAGTTTCCCCTTTCCCTTCCCCCGTACCCCCTTCCCCCCTGGCCGCCGGAGGCCGCCTACTTCAATCCCGCAAAGATGCGGTCGAAGGCCTTGAGGACTTCGAGGCCGTCTTCGCCGGTGATGGGCGTCGGGGTATGTTCGGTGACGGCCTTGAGGAACTGGTGATGGTCTCGCGGGCGATGACGGGCCATTCACGCACGGAGTAGTTCTTGTGCTCTTCGGAGAAGGGCGAATATTCGGTCACGGACTGGGCGATGAGGTCCGCGACGAGGAACCGGGACTTGCAGGCCGCGGTAATCTTGCGCACGCGGTAGGGGGTGACCCAGTTGGTGGTGATCTGGGCCAGGACGCCGCTCTCCATCTTGGCGGTGATCACCGCCGAGTCCTCGTGCTCGCCGAAGGTGGCGGACGCCACGGCGTGGAGGTCCGCAAAGTCGGAGCCAGTGAGATAACGCAGCAGGTCGAGGTCGTGGGAGCCGAGGTCCTTGATGACGCCCACGTCCTGGATGCGCACC encodes:
- a CDS encoding BON domain-containing protein, encoding MSDKACKAVLAAILSALLAGCAIYPAVQVAGGAMTGYDAARLADEYMPRNSVDGGSLEVIPDSQMQRRLRERLELNDIHLSAHVIDAKAYLIGQVSDRNQADYAVRTAATVEGLKNITCKFYPQARPDDDARDAANDALLLKEVTGRFGKTRRLQGADLRVEIIRANAILVGRARDYSQKTAALAIAAETSGVADVVDYISVPEPPADTGTVASK
- a CDS encoding Gfo/Idh/MocA family oxidoreductase produces the protein MLKVGVVGLGRMGGIHLRNYTEMPGVEVVGVVDPVEQARKAAEERFGIPAFATLDELLALKPVAVSVCVPTFLHHEAGMRLLENGVNIVIEKPLASTSAEGEALVAMARDKGAALMVGHVERFNPAVERLKSLLGDDLISVNIERVSPYPVRIQDVGVIKDLGSHDLDLLRYLTGSDFADLHAVASATFGEHEDSAVITAKMESGVLAQITTNWVTPYRVRKITAACKSRFLVADLIAQSVTEYSPFSEEHKNYSVREWPVIARETITSSSRPSPNIPRRPSPAKTASKSSRPSTASLRD